The following are encoded in a window of Mycoplasmopsis verecunda genomic DNA:
- the aspS gene encoding aspartate--tRNA ligase produces MKKTIKNNQLRIQNAGEVVTLYGWVANKRKFGEISFVDLRDKFGITQLVFNQPITFTKESVLEVTGVVRERKDKNHDLPTGDIEIAVSEYRVLSQSKEQLPFQIRDDIEVKEELRLEYKFLDLRRPVMQKTLKLRNDILFAMREYLQSQEFTEVETPILSKATPEGARDFLVPTRNKPNAFYALPQSPQLFKQLLMISSLEKYYQIARCFRDEDSRKDRQPEFTQLDIEVSFMDVESFQGYIEKLFQYFMKKVMHVDIKVPFERVKYDECIEKYGTDKPDFRYANEIVSIPDFCNQSDFNIIKQAPSKRLLKIDEQINKKEYKKLEEIAKKNKVKALFYFVVNNNEVVESNFASKVPAIEIEKLISQQVNPNGTYLICADKYENASQALGALRVELNSWYSWAKDEFNFKWIIDWPMFEYDEETNSWAAAHHPFTQFDNTLEELDTLPKEKIRAKSYDLVLNGYELGSGSARIYDEAMQEKMFEMIGLSKEQQSNKFGFFLKAFEYGVPPHCGIGLGIDRLVMILSNHKTIRDVIAFPKNSKNEDLMTQAPSQVEEEQLKDIYLEVKNNK; encoded by the coding sequence ATGAAAAAGACAATTAAAAATAACCAGCTTAGAATACAAAATGCTGGTGAGGTTGTTACATTATATGGATGAGTAGCAAATAAACGTAAATTTGGTGAAATTAGTTTCGTTGATTTAAGAGATAAATTCGGTATTACTCAATTAGTTTTTAATCAGCCAATTACTTTTACCAAAGAATCTGTATTAGAAGTTACTGGAGTAGTTAGAGAAAGAAAAGACAAAAATCATGATTTACCTACAGGTGATATTGAAATTGCGGTTAGTGAATATAGAGTTTTATCACAATCAAAAGAACAATTACCATTTCAAATAAGAGATGATATTGAAGTTAAAGAAGAATTAAGACTTGAATATAAATTTTTAGATTTAAGACGTCCGGTAATGCAAAAAACTCTTAAATTAAGAAATGATATTTTATTTGCAATGCGTGAATATCTTCAATCTCAAGAATTTACTGAAGTAGAAACACCTATTTTATCAAAAGCTACACCAGAAGGTGCCAGAGACTTTTTAGTTCCAACTCGTAATAAACCTAATGCTTTTTATGCTTTACCTCAAAGTCCTCAATTATTTAAACAATTATTAATGATTTCTTCATTAGAAAAATACTATCAAATTGCAAGATGTTTTAGAGATGAAGACTCAAGAAAAGATAGACAACCTGAGTTTACTCAATTAGATATTGAAGTAAGTTTCATGGATGTTGAATCATTCCAAGGTTATATTGAAAAATTATTCCAATATTTCATGAAAAAAGTAATGCATGTAGATATCAAAGTTCCTTTTGAACGTGTGAAATACGATGAATGTATTGAAAAATACGGAACTGATAAACCTGATTTTAGATATGCAAATGAAATAGTATCTATTCCTGATTTTTGTAATCAATCAGATTTTAATATTATTAAGCAAGCTCCAAGCAAACGTTTACTAAAAATTGATGAGCAAATTAATAAGAAAGAGTATAAGAAATTAGAAGAAATAGCTAAGAAAAACAAAGTTAAAGCACTATTTTACTTTGTTGTAAATAATAATGAAGTAGTTGAATCTAATTTTGCTTCAAAAGTTCCTGCGATTGAAATTGAAAAATTAATTTCACAACAAGTAAATCCAAATGGAACATATTTAATTTGCGCTGATAAGTATGAAAATGCTTCTCAAGCTCTAGGAGCTCTTCGTGTTGAATTAAATTCATGATATTCATGAGCAAAAGATGAATTTAATTTCAAATGAATTATTGATTGACCTATGTTTGAATATGATGAAGAAACAAATTCATGAGCTGCAGCACACCACCCATTTACTCAATTTGATAATACATTAGAAGAATTAGATACCTTACCTAAAGAAAAAATTAGAGCTAAAAGTTACGATTTAGTTTTAAATGGATATGAATTAGGTTCAGGTTCAGCTAGAATTTATGATGAAGCTATGCAAGAAAAAATGTTTGAAATGATTGGCCTTTCAAAAGAACAACAAAGCAATAAATTTGGTTTCTTCCTTAAAGCTTTTGAATATGGTGTACCGCCACATTGCGGTATCGGATTAGGAATTGATCGTTTAGTAATGATTTTAAGTAATCATAAAACAATTAGAGATGTAATAGCATTCCCAAAAAATTCAAAGAATGAAGATTTAATGACACAAGCTCCTTCACAAGTTGAAGAAGAACAATTAAAAGATATTTATCTTGAAGTCAAGAATAATAAATAA
- the hisS gene encoding histidine--tRNA ligase: MINKIKGTKDFSVTEMMLKDFILTSFENVVTKHEFKMVETPILEQTSLFKRSVGESEIAKKEMYEFMDKGDREICLRPEGTASFVRAYIENKWYADDFDRFAYFGPMFRYEQPQKGRYRQFYQAGVEFVGGKNYLRDAEVILTAVDLLDLFNVEYELKINSIGDTQSRANYEQALYDYLIQYKDQLSEISQERLANKKVLRILDDKNDAKKDFMKNIPLIQDYLSEESKQYFENVLKTLANSDVKFSISNELVRGLDYYDEVVFEFASKDKNAGSQATLIGGGRYSNLIHELGGPKVSSVGFGFGVDRLIDLIKDEFNEVTHIEQEARHTDIYIAMSEDAKNIDYAFWLANNHLRNFFTVEVEYELIKSKKLMDKAYKHTSQFIIYDDKMAGDDLLTVKSLVNKDKISFGKNIHGIADLFTFLIENVDENAEVDINEIEEYLSEELMEKNEKDN; this comes from the coding sequence ATGATAAATAAAATCAAAGGAACTAAAGATTTTTCAGTCACTGAAATGATGCTAAAAGACTTTATCTTAACATCTTTTGAAAATGTAGTTACAAAACATGAATTCAAAATGGTGGAAACACCAATTTTAGAACAAACATCATTATTTAAAAGATCTGTAGGTGAAAGTGAAATAGCTAAAAAAGAAATGTATGAATTTATGGATAAAGGAGATAGAGAAATCTGTCTTCGTCCTGAAGGAACTGCATCATTTGTTAGGGCTTACATTGAAAATAAATGATATGCTGATGATTTCGATCGTTTTGCATACTTTGGACCTATGTTTAGATATGAACAACCACAAAAGGGTAGATATAGACAATTTTATCAAGCGGGTGTGGAATTTGTTGGTGGTAAAAATTATTTAAGAGATGCTGAAGTTATTCTAACAGCTGTTGATTTACTTGATTTATTCAATGTTGAGTATGAATTAAAAATTAATTCAATTGGAGATACACAAAGTAGAGCTAACTATGAGCAGGCTTTATATGATTATTTAATTCAATATAAAGATCAATTATCAGAAATTTCACAAGAACGTTTAGCTAATAAAAAGGTTCTTAGAATACTTGATGATAAAAACGATGCTAAAAAAGACTTTATGAAAAACATTCCACTAATTCAAGATTACTTGTCTGAAGAATCTAAGCAATATTTTGAAAATGTATTAAAAACTCTAGCTAATAGTGATGTTAAATTTAGCATTTCTAATGAATTAGTGAGAGGACTAGATTATTATGATGAAGTTGTGTTTGAATTTGCATCAAAAGATAAAAATGCTGGTTCACAAGCAACTTTAATAGGCGGCGGAAGATATTCTAATTTAATTCATGAATTAGGTGGACCAAAAGTATCTAGTGTTGGATTTGGCTTTGGTGTTGATCGTTTAATCGATTTAATTAAAGATGAATTTAATGAAGTTACTCATATTGAACAAGAAGCAAGACATACCGATATTTATATTGCAATGAGTGAAGATGCTAAAAACATTGATTATGCATTTTGATTAGCGAATAATCACTTAAGAAATTTCTTTACTGTTGAAGTTGAATATGAATTAATTAAATCTAAGAAATTAATGGATAAAGCTTATAAACATACATCTCAATTTATTATTTATGATGATAAAATGGCTGGAGATGATTTATTAACTGTTAAATCACTAGTTAATAAGGATAAAATATCATTTGGTAAAAATATTCATGGAATTGCAGATTTATTTACATTCTTAATTGAAAATGTAGATGAAAATGCTGAAGTTGATATAAATGAAATTGAGGAATATTTATCAGAAGAATTAATGGAGAAAAATGAAAAAGACAATTAA
- a CDS encoding MAG5620 family putative phospho-sugar mutase → MQQTEHKLTPWYNLYSNQKLIDFSFEHFVREIDNLFPDNTFYTRPKSTIYGLEFNSLNQYGYGNLNIYTLLNIIDIFESLAYNNTFFKKKARILLATSNDELFSEVLREHLVRFLKNKKHFLYGFNVTKVNNYVFHSAIDSLDIDFAIYLTHNEANNKYYLKIYHGKELISLQHQEEIIDHLYTWKKHLMFHESKEIIPLNINKVIDTNIKNILARYVNRENKLDYYSSLSIYLMLEDQNDEYILDRFFKQINVKYSKLNPLLNKDLLSTSPIVFWRWLRTANYKADLIIILNKNNYLRLIARTKEGYVNLHNDEVAFLYINSQYLYWKENNLLDNHQIYLPMDASEFILSNLENYKIAYHYENEISNPNDVLFAYAQGFSNSLDMKLNFDNLEFLFNFCFMLLNYKENNNLFTFKYKKMTEASHSTYLTTYNLKKNKQDFDDLFEYLLSYPDAFGKYKIKSLRSINFNNTKVHYLFNLKLKSKHNDNNIYISYNMFTKQIEAKFESTTNLYQINQFIEKWYIISVQKKIVRRLNHLVNKLNKLKNK, encoded by the coding sequence ATGCAACAAACAGAACACAAATTAACACCTTGATATAACTTATATTCTAATCAAAAATTAATTGATTTTAGTTTTGAACATTTTGTGCGTGAAATTGATAATTTATTTCCTGATAACACATTTTACACTCGTCCTAAATCAACAATTTATGGATTAGAATTTAATTCATTAAATCAATACGGATATGGTAATTTAAATATTTATACATTGTTAAATATCATTGATATTTTTGAATCTTTAGCATATAACAATACCTTTTTTAAAAAGAAAGCTAGAATATTACTTGCAACTTCTAATGATGAATTATTTTCAGAAGTCTTAAGAGAACATTTAGTAAGATTTTTGAAGAATAAAAAACATTTTTTATACGGTTTTAATGTAACAAAAGTTAATAATTATGTTTTTCACTCAGCAATTGATTCACTTGATATTGATTTTGCTATTTATTTAACTCATAATGAGGCTAATAATAAGTATTACTTAAAGATTTATCATGGTAAAGAATTAATTTCCTTGCAGCATCAGGAAGAAATAATTGATCATTTATATACATGAAAGAAACATTTGATGTTTCATGAATCAAAAGAAATAATTCCGCTTAATATTAATAAAGTTATTGATACCAATATTAAAAATATTTTGGCTAGATATGTTAACAGGGAAAATAAATTAGATTATTATTCTTCATTATCTATTTATTTAATGCTAGAAGATCAAAATGATGAATATATTCTTGATCGATTCTTTAAACAAATCAATGTTAAATATTCAAAATTAAATCCTTTGCTTAATAAAGATTTATTATCAACTTCTCCAATTGTGTTTTGGAGATGATTAAGAACAGCAAATTACAAAGCAGATTTAATCATTATTTTGAATAAAAACAATTATTTAAGATTAATTGCTAGAACTAAAGAAGGTTATGTTAACTTACATAATGATGAAGTTGCTTTCTTATATATTAATAGTCAATATCTTTATTGAAAAGAAAATAATTTATTAGATAACCATCAAATATATTTGCCGATGGATGCTTCAGAATTTATTCTTTCTAATCTAGAAAATTATAAAATCGCTTATCACTATGAAAACGAAATATCAAATCCAAATGATGTGTTATTTGCTTATGCACAAGGATTTTCAAATAGTTTAGATATGAAATTAAATTTTGATAATTTAGAGTTTTTATTTAACTTTTGCTTTATGCTTTTAAACTATAAAGAAAACAATAATTTGTTTACTTTCAAGTATAAAAAAATGACTGAAGCTAGTCATTCAACATATTTAACTACTTACAATTTAAAGAAAAATAAACAGGATTTTGATGATTTATTTGAATATTTACTTTCATATCCAGATGCTTTTGGTAAATATAAAATCAAATCATTAAGATCTATTAATTTTAATAATACAAAAGTACATTATTTATTTAATTTAAAACTAAAATCAAAACATAATGATAACAATATTTACATTTCTTATAATATGTTTACCAAGCAAATTGAAGCTAAATTTGAATCTACTACTAATTTATATCAAATCAATCAATTTATTGAGAAATGGTACATTATTAGTGTGCAAAAAAAGATTGTTAGAAGATTAAATCATTTAGTTAATAAACTAAATAAGCTAAAAAATAAATAA
- the ychF gene encoding redox-regulated ATPase YchF yields the protein MSLKAGIVGLPNVGKSTLFSAITKKQVESSNYAFTTIEPNISSVPLIDPRLVKIAQIVNPDKIVWATFDFVDIAGLVQGASKGEGLGNKFLANIREVDAIIHVVRCFEDKNIVHVANSVNPVRDKDVINYELMLADLETINNVINRVTKKAKSGDKDGIIEFNAANKIKQALENNIPARDVELDEKEAKFIKGYHLLTFKPIIYVANLSNEQFANYHEDKNYSALKSSLKPNEKLIPICVQLESELISVENEDEKKELLTMYGIEISGLDVLTREAFDLLNLETYFTAGKVEARAWVYHKGWLAPKCAGVIHTDFEKKFIKADVISYEDFITYGGELGAKNAGKLRSEGKNYVMKDGDICHFKFGK from the coding sequence ATGTCATTAAAAGCCGGAATTGTAGGGTTACCTAATGTAGGAAAAAGCACACTTTTTAGTGCTATTACAAAGAAACAAGTTGAATCATCAAATTATGCTTTCACTACTATTGAACCTAATATTTCATCAGTTCCTTTAATTGATCCTAGATTAGTTAAAATTGCACAAATTGTTAATCCAGATAAAATAGTGTGAGCAACTTTTGATTTTGTTGATATTGCTGGATTAGTACAAGGAGCTTCAAAAGGCGAAGGACTAGGAAATAAATTTCTAGCTAACATTAGAGAAGTAGATGCGATTATACATGTTGTTAGATGTTTTGAAGACAAAAATATTGTCCATGTGGCTAATTCTGTTAATCCAGTTCGTGATAAAGATGTAATCAATTATGAATTAATGCTAGCTGATTTAGAAACAATAAATAATGTTATTAATCGTGTAACTAAAAAAGCTAAGTCAGGTGATAAAGATGGAATCATTGAATTTAATGCAGCTAATAAAATCAAACAAGCATTAGAAAATAATATTCCAGCTAGAGATGTTGAACTTGATGAAAAAGAAGCCAAATTCATCAAGGGTTATCACTTACTTACATTTAAACCAATTATTTATGTTGCCAACTTAAGTAATGAACAATTTGCTAATTATCATGAAGACAAAAACTATTCAGCATTAAAATCTTCATTAAAACCAAATGAAAAATTAATTCCAATTTGTGTTCAATTAGAAAGTGAATTAATTTCTGTTGAAAATGAAGACGAAAAGAAAGAATTACTTACTATGTATGGTATTGAAATTAGTGGTTTAGATGTATTAACTCGTGAAGCATTTGATTTATTAAATCTTGAAACTTATTTTACAGCCGGAAAAGTTGAAGCAAGAGCTTGAGTATACCATAAAGGATGATTAGCTCCAAAATGTGCAGGGGTTATTCATACTGACTTTGAGAAAAAATTTATTAAAGCAGATGTTATATCATATGAAGACTTCATTACATATGGTGGCGAATTAGGTGCTAAAAATGCCGGTAAACTTCGTTCTGAAGGAAAAAACTATGTAATGAAAGATGGTGATATTTGCCACTTTAAGTTTGGAAAATAA
- a CDS encoding HNH endonuclease signature motif containing protein: MTPKNTVKHTISVSVSYLKTTKKYFYNDQNKIISNQEIYKSIFKIIKVDKHLIDTTFNDCEFKIINSRFYGIILDNDEIILFTQMLSLDNKARSRNTYILQNFKPVMKQAKILNLIKSISLNPFDIGKPCPNADSILNSFRQLKTIGFQINESLNYYNEIDNYKDIDEIINLRSSLKSRNKGNNSTYIWKDNDNQAIYLYGKTDGANYADTLSLGLSLKNVNSNYKYFYFFNLTDSDMNETKIKELSEIGYIVVSQKANAYHEFEPIINDNNISIFLKRNQAVFKANIIKKYFNIFDNESKLHCFACSYPIEENLIAAHIHRFSDIKYELQQNIISLDEAKENALSGENGLLLCPNHDKEFEKGLLIFDYNMNTFIPNNKINELEETTIFIETSLLPIDFNKIDKTDLFLGNVKKHQKRVHYI, encoded by the coding sequence ATGACACCAAAGAATACTGTTAAACATACAATAAGTGTTTCTGTAAGTTATTTAAAGACTACAAAAAAATATTTTTATAATGATCAAAATAAAATAATATCTAACCAAGAAATTTATAAAAGTATATTCAAGATTATAAAAGTTGATAAACATCTAATAGATACCACATTTAATGATTGCGAATTCAAAATCATAAATAGTAGATTTTACGGAATTATTTTAGACAATGATGAGATTATATTGTTTACACAGATGCTATCGTTAGATAATAAAGCAAGATCTCGTAATACTTATATTTTGCAAAATTTTAAACCTGTAATGAAACAAGCAAAAATATTAAATCTTATAAAGAGTATTTCATTAAATCCATTTGATATTGGTAAACCTTGTCCTAATGCCGACTCTATTTTAAATTCATTTAGACAGCTTAAGACAATTGGCTTTCAAATTAATGAATCACTAAACTATTATAACGAGATAGATAATTATAAAGATATTGACGAAATAATTAATCTTCGTAGTAGCCTTAAAAGCAGAAATAAAGGTAACAATTCTACATATATATGAAAAGATAATGATAATCAAGCAATTTATTTATATGGTAAAACAGATGGTGCAAATTATGCTGATACATTATCATTAGGACTATCACTTAAAAATGTTAATTCAAACTACAAATATTTTTATTTTTTCAACTTAACTGATAGCGATATGAATGAAACAAAAATTAAAGAATTAAGTGAAATTGGATATATCGTTGTTAGCCAGAAAGCTAATGCATATCATGAGTTTGAGCCAATCATAAACGATAATAATATTTCTATCTTCTTAAAAAGAAATCAAGCTGTATTTAAGGCTAATATAATCAAAAAATATTTTAATATATTTGATAATGAAAGTAAATTACATTGTTTCGCCTGTTCATATCCTATAGAAGAGAATTTAATCGCTGCTCATATTCATAGATTCTCAGATATTAAATATGAGTTACAGCAAAATATAATATCATTGGATGAAGCTAAGGAAAATGCATTATCTGGTGAAAATGGTTTATTATTATGTCCTAATCATGATAAAGAATTTGAGAAGGGATTATTAATTTTTGATTATAATATGAATACATTTATTCCTAATAATAAAATAAATGAATTAGAAGAAACAACAATATTTATAGAAACAAGTTTATTACCTATTGATTTTAATAAAATTGATAAAACTGACTTATTTTTAGGGAATGTTAAAAAACACCAAAAAAGAGTTCATTATATTTAG